The DNA sequence gacgtggccaaagtgcgcgcccgcgcgtgTCTCTTCTTCAAAGGGATGTGCGAAATCgacagagtgcgcgtagtgccggtagcttcgtgtgcgctgtgctttcgacgtttcgttcgcgttgaagcgagagatgcacaattcgctcgctgctgctgccgctattcctcacttcggcgttttgacagcgagtttccgcggtcatcgagagagatgtgttcatgtttacctgggcgcgcgtgacaccgtgcttgttaacttagtaCGCGAATGTGTAcgagtttatgcggccgataaatctactatccttacttcgtacagatATCTACTATCTTGCTATAGCAACCGATGCtccgtctttcgggcgaaactgtgactttacTGTATTTAATCTTTCTCCATCCAAAAACTGCTTAGGTAGAAtgtaaaatctaaaaaaaagaaatttgattTCAGGAATACATTTATGAAATTTATTTCTTTTAGTGCAGTAAAAACCTCGTGTTGTAAGGGAGACGTGAGAGCACTTTCGTTGCTCTAGAAGGAATCGATATCTTTTAAATGTTCCTTCAAAGTATGAGCGTTTCATTTATATttttataaattttatgctaAACTTTCTTGTTCGAATTTTCACGTGGAAGACGAATAGAGATCTAAATAACTGCGCATTTTGAACTGTTTGTAGCGAGTGGAAGTTGAGAAATTCGCCAAAAACGTTGAAGTCCTCTGTGCAGGTACCCCCGCTCCTTTAATTGTCTGTAATTTCAATTGAAATGTGTAAAATGAATActgaagggaaatgaaagtggaccaaaaagcaacttgccgccgGCGTACGCAGAACCCGCAATATTTGCATTACGCGCACAATGCTTGTCCTACGGCGGCGGCTGTTCCAACGTCCCCATtcttgtatatatatgtgtgtatagcactctgagtgttagccagcgccattcaGACCATCGCTTGCCGTAATGCAAATATTGTGGGTTCCGCTCGCACCGGCGGCAAGTTTATTTTTTGTCTACTTAAGTTTACATGCGCGCACACGGCGTCAATAGAAGCACTAAGAGCATAAAGCATGCCGTGCATACCCTGAGGACAGCGGAGCCGTCGCCACCGTATACTGCGGCTAGATACGTTTGTACGTGTACACGGAGTTCACGTCAAAAGGGCAAAATAAATTCTTAGGTCGCCCTAAGAAAGGTCTGGAAAATAAATTATTTGCGTGATTTTTAATATACGGTAATATCACAACTAAGGGTTGTACACACTTTCACTAACTGATACATCGATCCGCAGGCAAGGGTCTAGCGTTTCCACAATTTGCCTTCCTGATGACAGCTTCGCCGCAGCACAATTATGCTGCGCCACGAAGCCTAGGTAATGCACTGCGGCGAAGCGTATTTCAAATTGAAGGTGACCATTGTCACGGTCGGTAAATATGTACACCCGCCGTCTCTTATCACATTACGCGCGCCGAGACGTGTGCTGACAGCTTTTCGGAGCTACTTCGGACACGGGGAATGGCGATTTGAACCTTTGTTTCGGCCACCTTGCACGGCCCCGCATATAATGAAACCGTGATGGTCCTAGGTGGTACACGTTCGGAAGTTGTACACGTTCACTGACAGCCATTCAGAGCTATTTCCGACGTTCGCTACGGCGACTTAGGCCCTTATGTTTTGGGGCCCTGACTTGCTAGGAGTCAAagtgcttgtactgtgaccaGAGCAGTTTCTTTTGGCttgccagagagagagaaaagtgtgGATTTGGTGGATCATTTGATCACCTACACCACCGAGCGCACGGGGGAGGATCTATAATGCATTTATTTAGTGCGCAGTGACACGTTTTGCTCCGGCCGTCCCATTCAGCGCgctccgcagaaaaaaaaaaatgtaatgacgGGCGCACCCGGCTGCTACGAGGGGGCGCTGTTAGCCGAGGGCTCTGGCGAGGTATACCTTTAGGATACCtctgttgaggtatctgtacaggaaaaacattaattcacagtggaggaaaagaactaggaagcttaccagcaagtatgtggcctgtagggtgggcaacacagcaacaaggaacgtcaagcggaaaatcagagaggctgaaataatctcgtgggtggcggcaatggaaaataaacctgccatgagtaactacttttGAAATCACGAAACAATatatggtaactcaaagggaggctcattacttttcgaagcgagatcgggatgcctcagaacacgcgcctataaagcgagatatacgaaggaagaagaagcatgtgcttactGCGGTAAGGCTAGGGAAGCGATGGAGAATGTTTTATCAGAACGTGAAGACacctgcccagcggtcgatttaggcaccacttaGAGCAGGCACGATTTAgtgcaggggaaaagtaaacatgtccgcaatggagattagtaagaggcgataggaagattggtggacgtagggaaacgacagaaaaccGAGACGTACAagagcaaagttcgcaataggggatcagaaaacttggttgtgggagttcagcgtttttttttcttaactttggtaggacattagacagtataatagcaaaagattggtggcgccacccaccgccccgttccagagGGGACGCTCATGACATCCATCTATACATCCATCCATTTGAAGCTCGTGGAGGCGGCTGTAGAAGGCACACGCGCGAGATCTCAACGTACGCATTGCCTCTCTTTTCACGTGCTTGCGGGATATTTTCCCAGGATATATCGCAGGCAACTTTTAATCCCTGCCTCGCACATTTTGCCGTCTCAAACGTTTAGTCCTCTTGTGCCTTTATTTTCCCCCGTGCCTTTTTATATCCCTATCCGTTGATTTTGTAGTATCTATCGTCCGTAGTTATGTAATGCTTATTATGTTATATTTATAAACAAATTATGTGTATGTTCACACATCGTCCATTGTCTTCGAACTGGTAGCTTATCGTAGTTGCACAGCTGAATTATTGTCTGCCTAgcttttctttttgcactttgcaatgtggtaaTTCAGCAACTGATATGGCATTTTTTGCGTCTGTACGCCTACCGTGCAGTGTAATGACGTTCGTGTAATATTTGCTTGTATCTTCCCGTGCGTATGTTTTCCTGCTGTTAGTTTGATTTCGTGTGGTATTACGTCGTGCGAATAACGTTTCTTTTTACCTGATGCTTTCTTTGTCGTGTTGAATGACGCGTGTTTTACGTTGATATAATAACgttccccccttacccaatgcctacTTGAATGCCAAGTAAGGTATTCGCAGTGAAATGTATTATAAAGAAATGCAGCAGATTCAACGAGTTGCAATCAGCATACAGCGATGCTTTGTGTGAGTGAACATAGATCCAAAACACGAGTTTGTATTTATTGAAGTCCACACAAAGTCACACGGAAGGCTTTATTCAGGCGTTGTAGAAAGTCTGATGCAATGCTGACGCCGTCGCTCCCGCGAATGCGCGACGACGAGCTTTCTGGTTGTTTTTATTTCCCCGCGCGGCATTTTGCGATATTGCGATTTTTAACAGTTTTTTACTAAATAAGTGACGACATAAATGAAAATTCCGCTTTCTATAGTCGCTGGACTTAAACTTCTCTTTTTATATGTGTTGAAGTGGCaacggttgccgagaaaaaagtATTTCTCTGTACTTCCGTTGCTTTCTGCTGCTTTGACTTGCGAGGCCAGCATTCCCAAATGGTTTGCGCCCAACTCAGTTGCCTTCCTCGTGTTTGTACTGGTAGATTGCCTTCACATCTTTTTCTGTTACTCTATTCTACCCTTTCCTCATCCCCtaatgcagggtagccaaccggaggttGATCTGGTTAACCGCTTAGTTTTTCGTTTCGTAGTTTGTTTCTGATAATGGTCTGTGATCAAAACGAGCTGGCGCAGTTGCGAGTGGTCTTTGTACACTGTAGCGGGGACGCGGGTACAAAGTACCTGCCCATTGCCCAGGCTGATGGGACGTATTCGTTCACCGAACTGTTTATAGCATAGACAGTTCGGTGAACGAGTGTCTGCATTGCAGCCTCTCTTCAGCGCGGCAAACGCCTCCAGCTTCATTAAAGACAGCATTTCTCACTATCTCTGCGCCCTCCTTCGTAGCGAGGCTgatgagcagtggcgtagctaggcagtctggcacccggggcccataggtctccCCCGCCCCCACTGGTCCCTTGCAcgcggggcccacggccccccggaccccccgttgctacgccactgctgatgAGACTGGTAATATAACCCTGACCTCGTGTTCAGGTGCATAATGCCATAAGTGTAGCCACTGGACTTAAttgtcagataaaaaaaaaaacactgcaatGGTACATCAAAACATACTGAATAAGAAAATTCGTGTGGTTGACGAGATACTGTTGTCCTTCGTATTTTCATGTTAACTCTACACAGCGATTATTGTCAGCTTATTTCTGTGGTTAAAGACTtgcatttgcatttttttctttctaggtTTCACAAAGATTTCATAACAGCGCCAGCAAGCCCTCATCGAGCGCGCTCTCCCTCTACAAAGGTAACTGCTAATTGGAAAACTTGGAACAACTGCTTACACATCGCTGAGACAGGCTGCTCAAGATAACCTGATAAACCGGGAACTCCATCGTTCAGCTTCATCATCATAACGCTGGAGCCGGTTGGAACCGGTCCCCTACAGGGATAAGCTTTAAACAGACCGTCCACCTTGTTCGCACCTTCACGATCGTGACGAAAAGGGTGCTGAAAGGCTTGAAAAACTCTTCTTGCTAAAGCGCCCTGCCGTTGAGAAAATGTCCGAGGAAATGAAAAGCGAAGCTCATTGCCAAGACGCTGAAGTCAACGTCTTTTTTAAGAAAGGGCTGGAACACAACGACGAGTCCAGCAACCCCGTATGCTCTAGGTGTGAATGTTCGCACCGTGGATCAGCGCTCGAATATCGAGAGTGTTCGGAGAAGGATGCGCGCGTGCTTCGGCGCATGTTGAGAACGGGTCCGCCCGTGAAGAAGCTCTGCATATGGGAAATCGCGCTGAATGCGTTCAGGACCGCGTTTGGCGACCTCGAAGGGTGCTCCTCGCTCGAAGAACTTCAGGTGTTCGACATTGAATGCGCAGCGGAAGAAGAATTCAGCGTCAACCTTTCCGGAGTGTTCGGCAGGCTGTGTACACTGGAGTTGCACTGCGCGAACATAGGGACCGCGTTCGCGAAGGACATTGCAAACTACATCCGAGAGAACAAGAGGCTGAGGGAATTCAGCCTCTGGTACTCCTGCGGTGGCGACGAGGGTGCCGCCGCGCTCATCGAAGCGCTAACGGCAAACAACACGCTCAAGAGGTTCACCTTGGCCCAGCTGCAGTTGTCCTCCGAGACCGTGATCGCGTTCGCGAAAATGTTGGCAGTCAACTCGACGCTGGAGCTGGTGGACCTTTTCGACGCGTGTTTCGTGGAAGCGGAAAAGGTGTCGGCTCTGCTGGAGGAGGACCTTTATGAGCAAGTCTTCAAGAGGCTTCGCATCGTGTGGACGGGGCAACTTCTGCCGCTGCTTACGAGGCTCATCCACAAGAAAGCGTGCTGGCCGGAGGTCTCCGTCAGTCTCACCGCTTCGGCGGACCGGGACGTTCTCCGCGAGTTCTTCGACGCCGTGGCCACGGACACCACGATTCGTGCGCTCCACTTCTACCCGAGCGACGACACATTCGACGAACTCGCGGATGGCATCGCCTCGGTCGCAAGGCGGACGACGACTCTCAAGGAAATCGAGAATCGTATGCACGTCAAGCCGGGCAACGAGCAGCAGCTGGTCAAGGTTCTGGACGCCCTGAAAGAGAACCGTTCCGTCACCTCGTTCGTCATGTACGCAGAATTGTTGACGCCAGAAATAGCGACGTCCCTGTCCGAGTTGCTGGCCGTCAACGACACTCTGAACGAGATCTCCGTCTGCGAGTACTGGGGAATCACCGCCGACGTCGTGGCAACTATCCTGCGAGGCCTGAGAGAAAACTACACCGTGACGCACCTCATGGTTTCCTGGGACCCTGACGACGACGTCGAGGGTGTCCTCGAAATGGCGGATCTCGTGAAGAGGAACGTTCGTCTCCACGAGAAAGCGGCCGAGTTCGTCAGCGCAGGTGGCAACCGCGAGGGCGACGCCGAAGGAGCGGACGCGCTGAAGAAGGTGCGCTCGAGCGCGAACCTGCTCGAAAGGGTGCAGAGGCTCACCGGAAAGACGAGCGACGCTGCGATGGAGCTGGTACGCGCAGCCTTGGCTCGTTTGTGTGCCTAAGGGGAGGCGTCTTGTGCGAAGCACGAGTGTTTTACCCGATCGATTTTCTATCGTTACAAACGCGTGTGTACTTGCTTCTTTGACTGGCGGTGTCTCTGGGAACTGCAAGATGAGGCAAACTTCTTGCCACGTACACAGGATGACTGAGTCGCCTCGGGCGGACGCTTCCTGTATTCCACGACAGAACAAGGGCCGTCAGCACTTCGAGTTCCCAGGTGATATGATTCCCAAGGACTGACAGGTAGCCCAAAGAGACCGGCGTATTCAGTGTGATGATGGAATCAGAAGCTCTTAGTTTCGTTAGCGTTGAGACCTCCGTTTTCGTTTGAATAAAGGTCCACGAGCCGTGCCGGCTTGAGACgtgtccgtgtctttttttttatttttcgcataATTCAAAGTTTTGAATTTGTCCGATTGAAGAATGGCGGCAGTTAGAgaccagatcctatccgagtccagctatcatgcacctaaTATACTCAGATTTATACGCGTCTGACAAGTGTAGACATTGCGCTCTAGAGCCACCCTAGAGCgtatcctatgggaatgtacggtTATAATGTAGGATAACGGTGATGCAGCCGCAAagagcgacagcctccgcgcgcctGGGTGTCTGCGTTACTCAGCTCGGACCTGAAGCACAAATTGTTCAATTAACTGAGATTTTTCGAATAACTTGTTGCCTTACTAAAGGCCTACTTGTCCACTGTATACGCATATCTTTCCCTTGCTTCATTTCCGTAAAATGTGCGAGTAAAAATGGGGAAATTTGTACACTTTCCTCTTACTTATATAGTCAGTTGCGTGTATACATGCGCCCTACAAGTAAGACTTCCTTTTTTTGTATTAAACATACAACTTTCATCATTTCGGCTCCCTGAGCAGGTTCTGAAATTTTAGACTACATTTTTCCTTCCAGAATATATGGTCATGTGGTACAATCAGACTAAATGGCCACTCAAATATCCGAACCAGATGGGACTTTTCTACAGAGCTTCTCACCGCTAAAAATTGCAAAAGACACGGCTACAATGACATCGCAGGAGTCTCTGTTGACCCGTAGCTGGTGCTTCTTCCATGTGAAGGTTTCGTGAACCCAGACCCAGAATCTCTGCCGTTCATTATGTAGCTCAACTCTTTTTAAATAGAGGCAACATTGGAACACTACAGGCCTGCAACACTGATCAGCATACTGCAGATAGTCCACAGACCTTCGCAACAAGAGCTTCCAACGGGCTGGCGCAGTGCCTCCTTGGCTGTTGTGAACCTGTATAGCCTTTGCCCAAAAGCACCGCATAAGTGGCAATAGTTTGCTTTGTACTCACGTGCGGCACCCTGGAGACAAAGTGCTCACTTGAAAAAAAGCGATGATTGAAAAGTTAAAAAAGTCAACTAAAGGAGCGTTTATTTTCCTACCCTACACTGTGGGTGAGCGAAAAGGAGGATAGATAAAGAAAAGTCTATAAAATAAAGATTAGCCTGCCAATGATGACTATAAAGGAGTTCAAGCAAAAGCTGTTTCATCGCTGTTGAAGAAAGCCATTAAATTTTGAATTAAGCTTCTTTTATATAAGCAGTTTCGCTCTGGTATGTGCTTTATACGATGGTAAAGTATGCTGAAACGAATCCGTTTTGCTTCAGGTGCTAAAACTCGGGGATTACAACAATACATATGCTTATAGATACTTGGAAAGGTCTCTCATGGAACCATTCATGGATTTAAGGCTCTTTTAGAGTGAGTTAAATTACCATTTGCACTAGGGCAACTGCTGAAATACACATACTGACTGGACTGTTATTTGCACAGTTGCATATCACTGTTACGTTAGGAGACACAACTTCTGTGCTATTGCGATAGCTTCTCTTTGGAACCCAGAAAACCGGGCACACGAAAATCATATGTGTGTGACGAGCAAGTTTGATAATATACGGTGTGTTTCAGTGAACgcattcaaaattttttaaaggttgtctgtggcaggtagcacaattctagttaaTGAGATCGTCAACTGGAAGAGGCACATATTACTTgcataaaaaatgaaatgcataatcggcTAATTACCAAAAATACACAAATTCAGTTTTAACGAATTATGACcagtattgcaatttacaaattctaactGTGGAGCTCACAAGGTAGAtacatttggaacgaattctcag is a window from the Dermacentor albipictus isolate Rhodes 1998 colony chromosome 6, USDA_Dalb.pri_finalv2, whole genome shotgun sequence genome containing:
- the LOC135910518 gene encoding NLR family CARD domain-containing protein 3-like, whose translation is MSEEMKSEAHCQDAEVNVFFKKGLEHNDESSNPVCSRCECSHRGSALEYRECSEKDARVLRRMLRTGPPVKKLCIWEIALNAFRTAFGDLEGCSSLEELQVFDIECAAEEEFSVNLSGVFGRLCTLELHCANIGTAFAKDIANYIRENKRLREFSLWYSCGGDEGAAALIEALTANNTLKRFTLAQLQLSSETVIAFAKMLAVNSTLELVDLFDACFVEAEKVSALLEEDLYEQVFKRLRIVWTGQLLPLLTRLIHKKACWPEVSVSLTASADRDVLREFFDAVATDTTIRALHFYPSDDTFDELADGIASVARRTTTLKEIENRMHVKPGNEQQLVKVLDALKENRSVTSFVMYAELLTPEIATSLSELLAVNDTLNEISVCEYWGITADVVATILRGLRENYTVTHLMVSWDPDDDVEGVLEMADLVKRNVRLHEKAAEFVSAGGNREGDAEGADALKKVRSSANLLERVQRLTGKTSDAAMELVRAALARLCA